One window from the genome of Candidatus Zixiibacteriota bacterium encodes:
- the nadE gene encoding NAD(+) synthase has translation MELTKDSLKIDAARVADDLCVAIRRQIRGKMKKTGAVVGVSGGIDSSVCAALCSKALGPERVLGVMMPEQDSSPQSEKLARLLATTFGFEVIKEDISAGLAGLGCYQKQDEAIRAVFPEFDRSWRFKITIPTNILEKETFNFFHLTIENKAGETRTARMPVQPYLQVVAATNLKQRLRMTTLYYHAERLNRAVIGTGNKDEHEQGFFVKYGDGGADLKPIAHLFKMQVFQLAEYLGVPKEIVGRTPTTDTYSAEVTQADFFFGLDFYRMDMLWYALEHNIPAAKTARVLGLSVEQVEHGYANIQRKITATEPLRMAPLHADETE, from the coding sequence TTGGAGCTTACGAAAGACAGTCTGAAAATCGATGCGGCCCGAGTGGCCGATGACCTCTGCGTGGCCATCCGTCGCCAAATTCGCGGAAAAATGAAGAAAACCGGCGCCGTCGTTGGTGTCTCCGGAGGGATCGATTCGTCCGTGTGCGCTGCCCTTTGCAGCAAGGCGCTGGGCCCAGAGCGAGTCCTTGGGGTCATGATGCCGGAGCAGGACTCATCGCCCCAAAGCGAGAAACTGGCCCGCCTTCTGGCTACGACATTCGGGTTTGAAGTGATCAAAGAGGATATCTCCGCTGGTTTGGCGGGACTCGGCTGCTACCAGAAGCAGGATGAAGCGATTAGAGCGGTGTTCCCCGAATTCGACCGGTCATGGCGCTTCAAGATCACCATCCCGACCAATATCCTCGAGAAAGAGACGTTCAATTTTTTTCACCTGACCATCGAGAACAAAGCAGGTGAGACCAGGACCGCCCGTATGCCGGTACAGCCGTACCTGCAGGTGGTGGCGGCCACCAATCTCAAACAGCGCCTCCGTATGACCACTCTGTATTATCATGCTGAGCGTCTGAACCGTGCGGTGATAGGGACCGGCAACAAAGACGAGCACGAACAGGGGTTCTTCGTAAAGTATGGCGATGGCGGCGCCGACCTGAAACCGATAGCCCATTTGTTCAAGATGCAGGTGTTCCAACTGGCCGAATATCTGGGCGTGCCGAAGGAAATTGTCGGCCGAACGCCCACTACTGATACCTACAGCGCCGAGGTCACCCAGGCGGACTTCTTCTTCGGGCTTGACTTCTATCGGATGGACATGCTCTGGTATGCGCTGGAGCACAACATTCCGGCGGCGAAGACGGCCAGGGTGCTGGGGCTGAGCGTCGAACAGGTGGAGCACGGGTACGCCAACATTCAGCGCAAGATCACGGCCACCGAGCCGCTGCGGATGGCGCCGCTTCATGCCGATGAAACCGAGTGA
- a CDS encoding acyl carrier protein, producing the protein MAVDTQTLRSELRQFVVDSFLIGEEDAGFGDADSFMRSGIIDSTGILELTAFLEQRYGVTVEDNEMVPTNLDSIENLVTYLTRKLS; encoded by the coding sequence ATGGCTGTAGATACACAAACGCTGCGCAGCGAACTGCGTCAATTCGTCGTAGATTCGTTTTTGATCGGTGAAGAGGACGCCGGCTTCGGCGATGCTGATTCGTTCATGCGGTCCGGCATTATTGATTCCACCGGCATTCTGGAACTCACCGCGTTTTTGGAGCAGAGATACGGCGTGACGGTTGAGGACAACGAAATGGTGCCCACGAATCTCGACTCGATAGAGAACCTGGTAACCTATCTCACACGCAAGCTGAGCTGA
- a CDS encoding class I adenylate-forming enzyme family protein encodes MNVLELLERTAVAHPQRVAVTDQERQITYRELANEVANVATHLTKLPLPSGARAAILYTNSIEYVVAYFAVFKAGLTAVPLDTSLTPDSLAYILADCQVQVLICEPRFKRHLKRILPVGSSVRYLAIDATVSLDHTGVSVLPFKTMRFASAQEADASITGAPAVSMIRRDRTHELAAIFYTSGSTGASKGVMLSHLNLVSNTLATVEYLRLTSDDSVMVILPFYYIYGNSLLLTHVAVGGRCVIDNRFMYPEVVLDTMGAERVTGFSGVPSNFMILLNNSTFTTRKLESLRYFTQAGGAMAPEVTRRLMDAFPHKQIFIMYGQTEASPRVSWLPPERLAEKLGSAGIEVPGAKVTIRDDQGRVLPANEVGELVVEGDLVMMGYWNQPEESRQVLKNDCLYTGDLARMDTDGYIFIVGRKKEIIKTGGNRVSAKEVEECLLEHQKISEASIIGVPDDILGEAIRAVIVLKPGMTADTSEIKSHCKRKLADFKVPKQIRFVEQLPKYQSGKVNKMALKEQS; translated from the coding sequence ATGAATGTACTTGAGCTTCTGGAACGAACCGCCGTTGCCCACCCCCAACGAGTGGCGGTCACCGACCAGGAGCGGCAGATAACATACCGAGAACTGGCGAACGAAGTTGCCAACGTCGCGACTCATCTGACGAAACTTCCACTTCCGTCCGGCGCACGCGCGGCAATCCTGTACACCAACAGTATCGAGTACGTGGTCGCCTACTTTGCGGTATTTAAGGCTGGCCTGACAGCTGTTCCGCTCGACACCTCACTCACGCCGGACAGCCTCGCGTATATACTGGCCGATTGCCAGGTTCAAGTGCTCATTTGCGAACCCAGATTCAAGCGACATCTCAAGCGGATACTGCCGGTCGGTTCGTCGGTCCGGTATCTGGCGATTGACGCGACCGTATCGCTTGACCATACTGGCGTATCGGTTCTTCCGTTCAAGACTATGCGGTTCGCTTCGGCACAAGAAGCAGATGCGAGCATTACCGGCGCGCCCGCTGTCTCGATGATTCGCAGAGACCGGACGCACGAGTTGGCGGCGATATTTTACACGTCCGGAAGCACCGGCGCCTCGAAAGGGGTGATGCTGTCACACCTGAATCTGGTGTCGAATACGCTGGCGACGGTTGAATATCTCCGACTAACGTCCGACGACAGTGTCATGGTGATCCTGCCGTTTTACTATATCTACGGCAACTCTCTGCTGCTGACCCACGTCGCCGTTGGCGGACGCTGCGTGATAGACAACCGGTTCATGTATCCGGAAGTAGTGCTGGACACGATGGGGGCCGAACGGGTGACCGGATTTTCCGGCGTACCTTCGAACTTCATGATCCTGCTCAACAACTCAACCTTCACTACTCGCAAGCTCGAATCCTTGCGATACTTCACCCAGGCCGGCGGGGCGATGGCGCCTGAAGTCACGCGCCGCCTGATGGACGCGTTTCCACACAAACAGATCTTCATCATGTACGGCCAGACCGAAGCTTCACCGCGTGTCTCATGGCTGCCGCCTGAGCGACTTGCCGAAAAACTGGGCTCGGCCGGCATCGAAGTACCGGGTGCCAAAGTTACAATCCGCGATGACCAAGGCAGAGTGTTACCCGCAAACGAAGTCGGTGAGCTGGTGGTTGAGGGGGACCTGGTGATGATGGGGTACTGGAACCAGCCGGAAGAAAGCCGACAGGTACTCAAAAATGACTGCCTGTACACCGGCGACCTGGCTCGCATGGATACGGATGGTTACATCTTCATCGTCGGACGGAAAAAGGAAATCATCAAGACCGGCGGCAATCGGGTCAGCGCGAAGGAAGTTGAAGAGTGTTTGTTGGAGCATCAGAAGATATCCGAGGCCAGCATCATTGGGGTTCCTGATGATATCCTGGGCGAAGCAATTCGTGCCGTTATCGTGCTCAAGCCGGGCATGACCGCCGACACCAGCGAGATCAAGAGCCACTGCAAGCGGAAGCTGGCCGATTTCAAAGTGCCCAAGCAAATCCGGTTTGTGGAACAACTCCCGAAGTATCAGTCCGGCAAGGTGAACAAGATGGCCCTGAAGGAGCAGTCGTGA
- the asnB gene encoding asparagine synthase (glutamine-hydrolyzing), which translates to MCGIAGFLQLGQPATLDRELLARMVSTIRHRGPDEFGAYFDNRCAIGHARLSIIDLSCGQQPLSNEDGSLWIVFNGEIYNYIELRPELEKLGHRFRTHSDTEVIVHAYEQWGKECLNRFNGQWAFAIYNTKSQSLFLSRDRMGKRPIFYTTHQGRFYFASEIKAIFCDRSIPRRLDRHGLSEIFTWWTTAPPRTAFEGISEMEAGSWLEVKEGKVTTGRYWNLLFPEQFDRNRSADSWAEELHALLVDSVRLRLRADVPVGAYLSGGLDSSATTALIRNFTTNRVETFSIAFHDKAYDESGYQNEMAQFLGTSHHQIKCSYQDIATAFPRVIWHTERPIVRTAPTPMYLLSGLVHQHNFKVVLTGEGADELFGGYDIFKETLIRRFWARNPDSQWRPLLLRRLYPTLPLSPARARFYLEEFYRAGLKQFDLYHYSHMQRINTTSRIRDFFTPDVKASLTDYDPVQAFGRDLPAAFYKWHHLARAQYLEARSLLSGYLLSSQGDRMAAANAVEGRYPFLDHRVIEFAATVPPSLKLLGLTEKYILKKAMSRELPKSILSRVKQPYMAPDSNSFTQADSPAYIAEALSPDAVKRVGIFNPVMLTKLREKCTKLSHAHLSFKDNMSFIGILSTQLLAEQFIDNFTLGTPVPREVFKTWVDNAA; encoded by the coding sequence ATGTGCGGCATAGCAGGATTCTTACAGTTGGGCCAACCGGCGACACTCGATCGCGAACTGCTTGCGCGTATGGTATCAACCATCAGACACCGCGGCCCCGATGAATTCGGTGCCTATTTCGATAACCGCTGCGCCATCGGCCACGCCCGACTCTCGATCATCGACCTCTCCTGCGGCCAGCAGCCGCTATCTAACGAGGATGGCTCGCTGTGGATCGTCTTCAACGGTGAAATCTACAACTACATTGAATTGCGTCCGGAACTCGAGAAGCTGGGGCACCGGTTCCGCACTCACTCCGACACGGAAGTGATAGTTCATGCGTATGAACAATGGGGGAAGGAGTGCCTGAATCGTTTCAATGGCCAATGGGCGTTTGCGATTTATAACACGAAGAGCCAGTCCCTGTTTCTCTCACGAGACCGAATGGGGAAACGCCCGATCTTTTACACGACACACCAGGGACGTTTCTATTTTGCGTCCGAGATCAAAGCGATCTTCTGTGACCGCTCGATTCCACGCCGTCTGGACCGTCACGGTCTGAGCGAAATCTTCACCTGGTGGACCACCGCGCCACCCCGCACGGCCTTCGAAGGGATCAGCGAGATGGAGGCGGGAAGTTGGCTTGAGGTGAAGGAGGGGAAGGTCACGACCGGTCGATACTGGAATCTGTTGTTCCCGGAACAGTTCGACCGCAACCGCTCCGCCGATTCCTGGGCTGAAGAATTGCATGCACTGCTTGTCGACTCCGTGCGCCTTCGGCTGCGTGCCGATGTGCCAGTCGGTGCCTACTTATCCGGTGGGCTCGATTCCTCCGCCACCACGGCGCTCATCCGGAATTTTACGACCAATCGGGTCGAGACATTCTCGATCGCCTTTCATGACAAGGCGTACGACGAATCCGGCTATCAGAACGAGATGGCGCAGTTCCTTGGGACGAGCCATCACCAGATAAAATGCAGCTATCAGGATATTGCCACGGCGTTCCCCAGGGTCATCTGGCACACCGAACGGCCAATTGTCCGGACCGCCCCAACCCCCATGTATCTGCTGTCAGGCTTAGTGCACCAGCACAATTTCAAAGTAGTGCTGACCGGCGAAGGGGCCGATGAACTGTTCGGCGGCTACGACATCTTCAAGGAGACGCTGATCCGACGGTTCTGGGCGCGGAATCCTGATTCCCAGTGGCGCCCGCTTCTCCTGCGCCGCTTGTATCCTACGCTTCCGTTATCCCCCGCGCGGGCTCGGTTTTATCTCGAGGAGTTCTACAGGGCAGGTCTGAAGCAATTCGACTTATACCACTACTCGCACATGCAGCGCATAAATACGACCAGTCGTATCAGAGACTTTTTCACGCCCGATGTCAAAGCTTCATTGACTGATTATGATCCGGTACAGGCATTCGGTCGCGATCTCCCTGCCGCCTTTTACAAGTGGCATCATCTGGCCAGGGCGCAGTATCTGGAAGCACGCTCGCTTTTGTCCGGCTATCTGTTGTCGTCGCAGGGGGACCGGATGGCGGCCGCTAACGCAGTCGAGGGGCGGTACCCGTTTTTGGATCACCGGGTGATCGAATTCGCGGCGACAGTGCCCCCCTCGCTCAAACTGCTCGGTCTGACGGAAAAGTACATTCTGAAGAAGGCGATGTCCAGGGAGCTGCCGAAAAGCATCCTGTCACGTGTTAAGCAGCCGTATATGGCGCCGGATTCGAATAGCTTCACGCAGGCGGATTCTCCGGCCTACATTGCCGAGGCGCTGTCGCCGGATGCCGTGAAGCGTGTGGGAATCTTCAATCCGGTGATGTTAACCAAGCTGCGGGAGAAATGCACGAAGCTTTCGCACGCGCATTTGTCATTCAAGGACAACATGTCGTTTATCGGGATACTGTCGACGCAGTTGCTGGCGGAGCAGTTTA